One Bacillota bacterium genomic region harbors:
- a CDS encoding methyltetrahydrofolate cobalamin methyltransferase gives MLIVGERINTSRKGMTAVVARRDAGAVVREAARQREAGADFIDVNAGTLLADEPEALRWLVTTIQGALDVPLCVDSPNPAAMVAALEVHQGKALLNSITAERERFRAVLPLVKRYGCGVVALCLDDSGMPSSAEEAVQKGSRLVEDLMEAGVPAEDIYVDPLVRPVSTDYRAGVAVLEAIRVLREKYPGVHTICGLSNVSFGLPQRRLLNPAFLVAAMSAGLDAVILDPLDARLMALLRAAEVVLGRDEYCGRYLQAYREGRLAES, from the coding sequence GTGCTAATCGTCGGAGAAAGGATCAACACCAGCAGAAAAGGGATGACTGCTGTGGTCGCCCGGCGGGATGCCGGGGCTGTGGTCCGGGAGGCTGCCCGGCAACGAGAGGCCGGGGCCGACTTCATCGACGTGAACGCGGGAACGTTGCTTGCGGATGAGCCGGAGGCGCTCCGCTGGCTGGTGACCACCATCCAGGGGGCACTCGACGTGCCGCTCTGTGTGGACAGCCCCAACCCGGCGGCCATGGTAGCCGCCCTTGAGGTGCACCAGGGCAAGGCGCTGCTTAACTCCATAACCGCCGAGCGGGAACGCTTCCGTGCGGTGCTCCCACTGGTGAAGCGGTACGGGTGCGGGGTGGTGGCGCTTTGTCTGGACGATTCCGGCATGCCGTCTTCGGCTGAGGAGGCGGTGCAAAAGGGCAGCCGGCTGGTGGAGGACCTGATGGAGGCAGGGGTTCCTGCTGAGGACATTTACGTGGATCCCCTAGTGCGCCCGGTGAGCACCGATTACCGGGCCGGGGTGGCAGTGTTGGAGGCAATCCGCGTCCTGCGGGAGAAATACCCGGGTGTGCACACCATTTGCGGCCTGAGCAACGTCTCCTTCGGGCTGCCCCAGCGCCGGCTGCTGAATCCGGCCTTCCTGGTAGCCGCCATGTCTGCCGGACTTGATGCGGTGATCCTTGACCCGCTGGATGCCAGGTTGATGGCCCTCCTGCGAGCGGCTGAGGTGGTGCTGGGCCGGGACGAGTACTGTGGGCGGTACCTACAGGCCTACCGTGAGGGCAGGCTCGCAGAAAGCTGA